A region of the Dermatophagoides farinae isolate YC_2012a chromosome 7, ASM2471394v1, whole genome shotgun sequence genome:
CACGAGCAAAACGTTTGTCAAAAGATCGTCTTCatcatccacaacaacaacaacaacaagtgcaACAACagatggatcatcatcaagggGTGTGTTATGCGAAAAATcgatgtttatcatcatcattacctcCCACACGAAATCATCATGTAAATGGTAAATGTTCTTcatgttgtcattgttgttattgtacTGGTAATCAGATGGAATCAAGATTAACACGAGATAAAAAATCTCGACATATCTcgaaacatcattatcatcatcatcaacattcatcaatgaatgaatgccaTAGATGTTGCCATTCGAATGTCAATACCGGTGATTGTAAAggccataataatcataaccATCGAAAACAATCACATCGAAGTACTTCATcaattcgtcatcatcatcataaaaatcatcatcgtaatagtttgatcgattattataTCGATGGTGATGGTCAAAATAACATTGATAACGGTAGTTTTTGTCATACACCATCATCAGCCGAACATGTACAAACAGTTTACCCCGGTATTATTATGGCTAACAACAAATCAGGTCAACATGAcattattgatcatcgattaaataataataatggcaacCTGATTCTGACAAACAGGATActatatttgaatgatggTAATAACGATGACAAATGTTTagatttatttaatttagacaatgatgatgatgatgacaaccaCAACCACGATCATTGGACAGCAAAACATCCAATCCAGATTAATGACCATAATtcagatgttgatgatgaatcaacaacCGGTGTTAGCAGTAATAAACTGGCAACAAGTTCACAAGATACAACATCCAGTTTGATGACGGtcaattcaaatgacaataatcGTATATCGAGATATGATAAccatcaatatcaaaatcaacattctTCACCCGTATCAACAAATGGAAATATTTTCGTTAATAATTCAGTTAGTGTAAAGATTGAAAtagaaacatcatcatcgatgacaGCTACTGCAGAAAATAGCGGTCATCGACAAATTAATTGCCATCAGATTACCGATGATTCTTAtagacaatcatcaatgatgggCCAtaggcaacaacaacaacagcaacaattaGTTGCTGGCGCCATATTTACCAACGGTACCTATagtcaatttgattttgatcatgcACCAAAACATTCATCACAGAATATAAATCCAAATCCAGTGaatgttcaaatttttcataataataacatcagcaacaacaataacaacaacaacaacaatcggtTATTATATCCACCAGAATTAAATTATGCAAATTCAGTGACCGCACTCAAAGAACAGATTGCAAGGGCAaaggcaaatttttttaaagaatcaTTACCACAACCATCCACAACTACGTAGTGCCAAcagattttcttcttttttttttgtttgcaaaaaaaaacgttttttattattatttaaataaaatatataaatcagaattcatttgaaaaatatgaatgaatcgattaaatcaattcagccatcatattatcatcatcgtttgatTTTGTTATATTTACACATGGTTACACATAATGTGAAtttgtattttcattttttttcggttttttatTTCGGCTAGGTTTCCATTCGAATCGTTCCTGTTGATATATAAATGGTGGGATCAtgtatataatgaaaataatcaatcaattaggAATTGTATCGTGGATTTTCTTTGATACGAGCATTACGTTTACTAAGACGATTCTTTTCCAATCGACGTTTTCGTTCTTCATCACTTTCTAATGCACGACGTTGTTGTATCCGGATGCGGTCCTTTTCCAaacgtcgttgtcgttgttcatAGGTTTCATTTTGACGAGAAAGTTTTTTACGTTCACGATCTTTTTGTAGCCGTTGtaatcgttgttgttcagtTTCACGCATACGTGCCATCTTTTTTCGCATAATATCTTTCTGTAATCGTTCATAACGTTTTAGATCTAAATCAGGATCAATGCTAATGGCCACATCGGATGGTGATGTTTGACTTTCATCAGTATTTATGGTTAGTATTCCATTTTCAGATTTTATATCGATTGTTTCAAAGgtaatcgaatgatgatgatgatcattatgtacgatatcatttgatgataatcgatgatgattagcaGTAGTGAGgccattatttgaattttcattttgatgatgatgatgatttttaccattatcatcaacatttaatATTGGTGTCAATATGTTGATCATTTCCAGGTTGGAACCGGATACCTGTGCTGGTAATGTTACATATAGATAATTGAAACTTTCTTCGgcagtcatttttttttgttcttcttcGATTGTTTTCTCTTGCGTTATCACTAAGTTGTCTTTTTATcgattcgtttttgtttcgatggGAGAAAAATCCCAGAAAAATCTATGCcaattcattccatttcatttgttcgaATATCTCGTTTTTCTTATATCACATGaatcattaaaatgatgacaaaatttttgaaaatttctttgaatcaatcatataATATACACAAATGAACATAAAACAACATTACAAAACAGGGATCACAAGAATTTGAGAAaagttgacaaaaaaaaaaaaaaaattcgtccGTTGGTTTTTTCCGatgacaaaacaacaacaacaaaaaaaaacagaaaaaattcgtgaatcaaaaagcaaaaaaaaaaaacaaaaaattcagacagctgtttggttttgttgagagtaaaaaaaaataataaaaagtcCATTGGCACTCATtcgatgaagaaaaaaaaaattgcatgcatgcatggTATTCTCGATATCGTTGATTGCCATCTATTGGCTTGAATGGTTGAAATTCGAACTTGTTTTGATTCTATATtccacatgatgatgatgtggtggTAAATTATggatttcaataaattcaatttatcatcgattgaatggaaaaattttcaatcaatttataataataaaaataatcgtCTACCATTAATTGGTTCAATTTGTTATTGTACATATAATCTACATATGTCATTGAATGGCGGTTTATCaaggtagtagtagtagtaattcTAATCTTCAAATCCAATTGATTgagctaatttttttctcttttttgatttgattcttaAGCCTAATACCATCGATTGGTAATCGATCATTGAATCTTTTATTACTTACATCACACATTGGAATCGGTTATTATATAAATCGTCAAAAACATATTCAACAATGTCATGAtcacattatcatttcaatttatggATCATTGATGTTTAATTTaagttcatttttatttacagccataatgaaaaatttcataccACAATCACAATTGTTTAGAAGCATATTTGCCATGTTCATAgcaatgatgaacatttatatgggtagaaaaatttttaaaattatcacttgaatgatgatttttaataaatttattatttatataaataattagTATATAAAATatgtcaaagaaaaaaaaattcgaatataataaattcatttatctTTTTTACTATGTGAATCATTGCCATTTGATATTGTAAAattattaacatcatcaccacgacgaccatcatcaccggaagaataatgatgattttgatcaccagaatcattattatttgtataaTACATTAATGTAGGTCGTACCATTAATACAGCACATTGACATGGAAACCATCCTtttggatgaattttttcattttttgtcaatttctGTCCATAGAACCAATTTTTATGGGAATGTGTAACAAGAATTTCATCACCAGATTCAATCACAAGACgtggatcatcattaattggAAATGTAATGCATACTTTAAATCCTTGtgaaaataatggaaaaaatcgaCCATTATATGGCCGTATTATACGATATAATGATgcattatcaattttatcttttttctgCTGTAATTGTTCATActgttgcaaaaaaaaaaacaaaaatgaaattggattATAAAATGTTCTGAAttcttgaatttcaaatcaatactTACAGTCAATGTATATTGATCACAACCATTTCTTACTGGCCATCGTATACCATTGGATAATGGTTGCCATAATACCTGGCGAATATTTTGCCATACACCTAAATTATATGGAAATATAAACGGTTCGGATCGTTTACGATTTTCAGCTTTTTTATAATCCAATCTTCAATACTGGTACAATTATAAATGATTATCCTTGCCTGAatcatgaatcaaattcaaattaaaggaaagaaaagaaaatcaaatatgcAAGACATACCTGAAGATAGAGTAAAAATCCAACAGCAAATACAACACCGATTGCCATACCAATTGAGATCAATATTAAAAATGCACTCCATATTGTTAAATGAATATATCGTTGACCACTACTATTTGGTAT
Encoded here:
- the LOC124496683 gene encoding LOW QUALITY PROTEIN: palmitoyltransferase ZDHHC6-like (The sequence of the model RefSeq protein was modified relative to this genomic sequence to represent the inferred CDS: inserted 1 base in 1 codon), which translates into the protein MKRLLHWGPLIALAIIKCISLTTLYFTGYWFTFHHNGWLALINYICYYCLLAVTLYNFLCAIIIGPDYVPKGWRPECRDDEQYLQYCYQCDGYKAPRSHHCSKCKRCILKMDHHCPWINNCCGYRNQKFFFNFLLAAVIGSMQSAILLSITLYRALTFIPNSSGQRYIHLTIWSAFLILISIGMAIGVVFAVGFLLYLQARIIIYNCTSIEDWIXKKAENRKRSEPFIFPYNLGVWQNIRQVLWQPLSNGIRWPVRNGCDQYTLTYEQLQQKKDKIDNASLYRIIRPYNGRFFPLFSQGFKVCITFPINDDPRLVIESGDEILVTHSHKNWFYGQKLTKNEKIHPKGWFPCQCAVLMVRPTLMYYTNNNDSGDQNHHYSSGDDGRRGDDVNNFTISNGNDSHSKKDK
- the LOC124496721 gene encoding uncharacterized protein LOC124496721; translated protein: MTAEESFNYLYVTLPAQVSGSNLEMINILTPILNVDDNGKNHHHHQNENSNNGLTTANHHRLSSNDIVHNDHHHHSITFETIDIKSENGILTINTDESQTSPSDVAISIDPDLDLKRYERLQKDIMRKKMARMRETEQQRLQRLQKDRERKKLSRQNETYEQRQRRLEKDRIRIQQRRALESDEERKRRLEKNRLSKRNARIKENPRYNS
- the LOC124496778 gene encoding uncharacterized protein LOC124496778, translated to MDFNKFNLSSIEWKNFQSIYNNKNNRLPLIGSICYCTYNLHMSLNGGLSSLIPSIGNRSLNLLLLTSHIGIGYYINRQKHIQQCHDHIIISIYGSLMFNLSSFLFTAIMKNFIPQSQLFRSIFAMFIAMMNIYMGRKIFKIIT